TCCGCCGCTCGTTGCGGAATCAGCGCCCGTGAAAGAGCAGAGCCACAAGGACGAGATGCGCGCGGCGCTGCGCGGGGACTTCGAGCGCCTGCGCTCGCGCCGCGACGGGCCGCTGACGCTCGAGATCGCGCCCGAGCCCGAAGCGCTCCCGGCACAGCCCGGCACCCCCGGGCGGCTCGACCATGTCGCGCACGGCGAGCCGGCGCGTGGGCCCGACGCCGCAGAGAGAGAGCTCGCTGCCTCGCCGCGCTCCGCCTGGCTGCAGCGCCTGCGCGGCCGGCGCTGACCGTCGCGCCGATCGGCTAGCGTTGCGCGCGTGCTTCGTCGCCTCGCGCACCTGATCTGGGGCGCGGAGGTCGACCGCGCACTCCGTCCCGTCCTCGCCGTCACGCTGATCGGCTCCCTCGCGGGATCGAGCGCGTGGAGCTTCATGGGCATCTGGGCGATCGAGGATCTCGGCGCGACCTCCGCCCAGCTTTCCTTCGGCTATCTCGTCGGGGCGATCGTCGCCGGGCTCGTCGGCCACGCCGGCGGCCATCTCTCCGACCACGTCGGCCGCCGCGGGCTCATCCTCGCGGGCGAGGGGCTTCTCGCGATCACCTTGCCGCTGTTCCTGCTCGCGGGCTCCGACGTGCTGCTCGGGTTGGGGTTGATGGTCGGAGCCGGTGCGCTCGGGTCGTTCGGCGGCTCTGCCGGGCAAGCCATGGTCGCCGATCTCGTGCCTCCGGAGCGCCACGAGGTCGCCTATGCGTCCGTACGCGTCGCGGCCAATCTCGGGGTCACGATGGGCCCACCCGCGGGGAGCCTCTTCCTCGTCGCCGGGGGCTGGCACGCGTTCTTCCCCGGAGTCGGCCTGCTCGCGGTCGCAGCCTGGTGGCTCGCGTTTCGCCTCCTGCCCCGTGGCGGCGCCTACGCGCCGACGTCGCCTCCGCAGCGGGGCTCGCTCGGGGTGATCGTGCGCGATCGGCCGTACCTGCTGTTCATGGCTGCAAGCGTGTTCTCGTGGCTCGTCTACGTCGCCTACGAGACCGTGCTGCCGGTGTCGCTCGTCGAGAGCCACGGCCTGCCGACGTGGGGGTGGGGGGTGCTCGTCGTGATCAACCCGCTGCTCGTGACCCTCTTCCAGCTTCGCCTCACGCGCAGCCTCGCCCACGTCTCGATGGTCCCGAAGTGGGTGGCGGGCGTGCTGCTGATGGGCCTGCCGTTCCTCCTGCTCGGCGTCACCTCCGCGATCCCGGTGATCGTCCTCGTGCTCGTGCTGTTCGTGCTCGGGGAGATGCTGTGGGTGCCGACGTCGTCCGCGATCGTGGCCGGTCTCGCCCCGGACGACCTCCGCGGCGCCTACATGGGTGCGTTCGCAGGCACGGCCGCGACGGGATTCGCGCTCGCGCCGTTCCTCGGGCTCCAGGTGCGCGATGCGTCCGGGGACGCGGCGATGTGGTCGGCGTTCGCGGTCGCGGCCGTCGTCAGCGCGGCGGTGGGTGCGACCGTCTGCAGGCGCGCGGAGTCCCGCGCCGCGCCGCCGCCGCCGTCTGCTCTACTGGAAGGGTGAAGCGCGCCGAGCGGGAGACGATCCTCTTCCAGGGCGCCGTCAAGCCGGAGGCGCCGCGCCGCCGCCGCGAGCTTGCGGAGCTCGAGGAGGATCTCGGCTCGAGCCCGCTGCGTGGGCGGCGACTCCCCCTGCGGCTGCGCAACTTCCGCCCGGCGGCCGACGGCTATCTCGCGGCTCTCGGCGGGCCGCTCCCGTACATGATGCGGCTGCGCAGGATCGCCGAGTTGACGTCCGAGCACGAGCGCCGACTCGAGCGGGAGCGGCGCGAGCTCGCGGTCGCGCTTCCCGACGAGGCGAAGTTCCGGGATGCCTGGAGGGCAGCGCTCGCGCGCTGGTCGTTCAACGAGGTGAACGACCTGATCGAGCGTCACAACGTCTACTACCCGGCCGAGTCGCGGCTGCCGATGGATCCGCGCACGCGCACGTACGCGCTCGTCAACGGCGAGGACTACCGGCGCCGGCCGCTCGACGCCGCATGGGCGCTGGGGCGCTTCCCGGCCGACCGCGCGCTCGCCCTCACGGGCGCCTAGCGCGAACGAGCGCGTCGATCGCCGGGCGCTCGGCGCCGTCGACCTGCCGCAGCACGCGCTCCGCCTTCACGACCTCGAGGCCGGGCAGCTCGGCCGCTATCTGCTCCGGTGTGAACAGGAGATCGGGATCTTGTGGTCCCCCGTGCCCTTCGCTCAGGTTGCGCAGGTCGTGGCCGACGAGCAGGAAGGTGCCGCCGGCGGCGACGGCCGCGGCCGCGCGTTCCAGCACGACTCTGCGCTCCGCCGCCGGGATCTGCAGGTAGAGGACGAGCACGAGGTCGAACGCGCGCGCCGGCGGCTCCCAAGCGGTGACGTCGGCGTGGACGAGCGTCGGCGCGACGCCGCGCCGGGCAGCGATCCGCCGTGCCTTGTCGAGCGCCACCTCGGCGTAGTCCACGGCCGTCACCTCCCATCCGCGCTCGGCGAGCCAGAGGGCGTTGCGACCCTCCCCGCAGGCGAGGTCGAGCGCGCGCCCCGGCGCGATGTCCTCGGTCTCCGCGACGAGGAAGCGGTTCGGGGCTGCGCCCCACACGAGCCCGCTCTCGGCATAGCGGCGGTTCCAGTCGTCGCTCCTCACGTCGTCGCCGCCCGGGTCGCTGTGCCGAGCGTCGGGCCGAGGGCGGCGCCGCGAAGCACGCCGGCGGGCAGCGTCGAGAGACCGAGGTCGTCGACATGCCCGGGAGGCAGCGGAACTGTCATCCGAAACACCATCGCGTCGACGAACACGATAGACCCGGCGCGGCCGGCGGCGCGGCGCATGGGCGAACGTCGTTCCCACCCGGACGCGTGCGTCCGCACAGGAGCACGACGAAATGCACCGAGCCGGTGGCCCCCTCGTCCGGCTTTCCGACTGACCTCCGCCGAAGCGGCTGCCGGTCGGAGAGCCATCAACCTCGGGCGCTCCGTACTCGGTGCACGCCGCACACTACGGCGTGCCCGGAACGCCGTCAAGAGCCCGCTGGAAGAGATTTCCGCAATTTGCATACGTTTGCTGGAGAGCAGAAGAAAATTGCGCTCTCTCCGGCATGCTCTACAAAGGCGGGACCAGCAGTTCACCGAGCCGGGAGCGCTTTCGTCCACCGCCCCGGGTGACCTTCCGCTTCCGCGTACCGCCTCCCGGTGAGGCTTCGTCCTACTCGCGCCCCGTGCTCGGCGCAGTCGTGAATCTATGCTGGAGCGCCGGTCCCGATCAAGGGTGCCGGCGGATGGACTTCCCGCAAATTGCGAACGTCTGGAGAGACCATGACCGGAAAGCACGTCGTCGTCACCGGGGCCGGCACCGGAATCGGTCGCGCCGTCGCCCGGCGGCTCGCGCGCGACGGCGCCTCGCTCACCCTGCTCGCGCGCGACCGCGGGCGCCTCGAGGCCGTCGCCGCCACGCTCGACGTCGCGACCCATGTCGTGTCGTGCGACATCACCGACCGCACCCGGGTCGACAGGGCCTTCGCCGGGGCGAGCGAGGCGCTCGGCCCGATCCATGCGCTCGTCGCGGCGAGCGGCATCGGCGGCCCGAACGGCGACGGCCCCGGCGACCGGTTCGACGAGATCGTCCGCGTGAACCTCGGCGGAACCTACTCCTGCGCCCGCGCGTCCGTCCGGCACCTGGCGCCGGGGCCGGATGCGCGCCATCTCGTGGTGATCTCGTCCATCCTCGCGCGCATCGCCGTGCCTGCCTACACCGGCTACAGCGCGTCGAAGGCGGGTCTGCTCGGCCTCGTGCGCTCGCTCGCCGCCGAGCTCGCCCCCGGCAACGTGCAGGTGAACGCGATCTGCCCCGGGTGGGTCGACACGGACATGGCGTGGCAGGGGCTGGACGCACTCGCCGAGGCAATCGGAGGCACGCGCGAGGACGCGTACCGCCGCGCGATGAGCGAGGTGCCGATGGGCCGCATGTCCCAGCCGGACGACATCGCCGGCACGGTCGCATGGCTTCTCTCGCCCGACGCGCGGGGTGTCACCGGGCAGGCAATCGACCAGAACGGCGGTGCCTGGACGGGCTGATCGCGACCGTCCCGTCGACGCCGCGTCGCGAGACGGATCGGGGGCGCCGCAAGGCGCCCCCGATCCGTCGGACGGTGCTGCGAAGGCCTCTAGGCGCCTTCGTACTGCGTGTCGGGCGGCACGTCGAACTGCGCCGACCCGACCTCCTCGAGCTGCTCGAGCTCCTCGTCCGTCCCCATGCGGACGGGGCCCTTGAACCAGCGCTTCGCCGACAGCACCCACCAACCGCCGAACAGGAGGAACGCTCCTCCGACGGTGATGGGGGCGTAGTTGAGCACGTTCCAGTCGAACGCGTCGTTCCACGGGATGCCGGCAGGTGCGATCGGAGCGATGAAGAGGATGCAGATCAGCGTCACCCAGACGATCGCGATCCAGTCGATCACCTTGTAGGAGCCGCCGAGCGTCCACGCTCCTGTCTCGAACCGCTCGCCCAGGCGCAGCCGCAGGATCACCGGCAGGATGAAGGCGATGTAGAGCCCGATCACCGCGATCGAGGTGCCGACCAGGTAGCCGACGACCGCGTTCCACAGCGTCGGCACCATCAGCAGCCAGGCCGCGACCGAGATCCCGAGCACCGAGATCTGCGGCACGCGGTTGCGGGCAACCTGCCTCCACAGCTGGTGTCCGGGGACGGCGCGGTCGCGCGAGAACGCGAACAGCATCCGCGAGGCGGAGGTCGTCGACGCCGTGAGGCAGAACATCTGCGCCACGACGGCGATCAGGAGGAGGAACTCCGCCCAGCTCTGACTCGTCGACTGGGTCCAGATGTAGACGACGGCGTTGCCGCCTGCGTCGAGCACGCCCTGCGTGTCGGGGATGGCGAAGGTGACGGCGAGCAGGAGGATCCACCCGAACACCATCGAGACGAACACCGACATCCACATGCCCACGGCGGCCGAGCGGGACGCCTGGTGGGTCTCCTCGGCCATGTGGGCGGACGCGTCATAGCCCGTCATCGTGTACTGCGACATCAGCAGGCCGATGCCGAACACATACCAGAACACGATGCTGCTGAAGCCGTTGCCCGAGAAGCCGGAGTTGTTGATCGTCTCGCCGAACACGTATCCGAACGACTGGTGGTTGTCGGGGACGACGATGAGGACGAGCACGATCACGACGACGCCGACCATGTGCCAGTAGGCGGAGACCGTGTTCAGCAGCGACGTGATCCTGACGTTGAACAGGTTCAGGACGAGCGAGATCAACATCACGATCGAGTACATGACGAAGATCCAGTTCGACGAGTTCGGGTAGTCGAACCACAGGTTGAAGAGCGCCGTCGCGAAGATCGCGAGCCCGTAGCCGATCGCGGCGGTGACCGCGATCTGGCCGACGAGGTTGAACCAGCCGGTGAACCAGCCCCAGGCCGGGCTCCCGAGCCTCGATGCCCAGTAGTAGAGGCCCCCGGCGGTGGGGAAGGCCGACGCGATCTCCGCCATGGCGAGTGCGACGATCGTCGACATCGTGCCGACGAGCAGCCAGCCCCATGTCACCGCGACCGGGCCGCCCCAGTTGAACGCGATGTAGTAGGACGTCAGGCTGCCGGCGAGGATCGAGATGATCGTGAAGCTGATGGCGAAGTTCTGGAACCCGCCCATCGCCCGAAACAGCTCCTGCGCGTATCCGAGCTTGTGCAGGAGCTTCTCGTCCTCCGACGTGTGGTACCCGCCGCCTGCGGGTGTGTCGCTCATGTCGCCTCCCTCCTAGATGACCGGATCGCCCCCCGCCTCCCCAGCGGATGGGCCGTGGGCGTATTCACCCCTGCCGGCATGGGCCTTGTCAAGACATGCCATCGATGATCACAGTGAGCGCCCGTGATCGAAGGAGTGTGCTCCCCTGTTCGGACGGATAGTAGGATCGCCCGCATGATCACCTTCGAGCAGTTGCGAGCAGACGTCGAGAGCGGCGCGATCGACACCGTCGTCGTCGCCTTCACCGACATGCAGGGGCGGTTGATGGGGAAGCGCCTGCACGGCGAGTTCTTCGTCGACGAGATGGACGCCGGGCACGGGGTGGAGGGGTGTAACTACCTGCTCGCGCTCGAGATGGAGATGGATCCCGTCCCCGGCTACGCGATCGCGAGCTGGGAGCAGGGATACGGGGATTTCGACGTCCGGCCGGACATGGCGACGCTGCGGCGGATCCCCTGGCTCGAGGCGACGGCGCTCGTGCTCGGCGACGTCCACTGGCACGACGGCTCGCCGGTCGGCCCGTCGCCGCGCCAGGTGCTGAAGGCGCAGATGGAGCGTGCCGCCGCCCTCGGGCTGACGCCGATGATGGGCAGCGAGCTCGAGTTCTACCTGCTGCGGGAGACCTACGAGCAGGCGCACGCCCAGGGCTACGCGGGGCTGACGCCGTCCGTGCCCTACATCCTCGACTACCACATCCTCGCCACGACCTACGACGAGGCGTTCCTGCGCCAGATCCGCAACGGCATGCACGGCGCCGGCATCAAGGTCGAGACGTCGAAGGGCGAAGCGTGGCCCGGGCAGCAGGAGATCAACTTCCGTTTCGCCGACGCGCTCACGATGGCCGACAACCACGTCGTGTACAAGAACGGCGCCAAGGAGATCGCGTTCCTCAACGGCTGCTCGATCACGTTCATGGCGAAGCCGTTCGAGGACTGGATCGGCAACTCGTGCCACATCCACTCGTCGCTGTGGCGCGACGGCGAGCCGTGCTTCCGCGACGACGAGACGCTCTTCTCGCGCTGGCTCGCGGGCCAGATCGCCTGCTTCAAGGAGCTGGCGGTGTTCCTCGCGCCGACGATCAACTCGTACAAGCGCTTCGCGGCCGGCTCGTGGGCGCCGACCACGCTCGCCTGGGGCAACGACAACCGCACCTGCGGCTTCCGCGTCGTCGGGCACGGCGCCGCGCGCCGTGCCGAGACGCGCATCCCCGGCGGCGACGCCAACCCGTACCTCGCCTTCGCGGCCGTGATCGCCGCCGGCCTGTACGGGATCGAGAACGAGCTCGAGCTGCCTCCCGGCCTCGAGGGCAACGCGTACGAGTCGGATGCCGACCGCTTCCCGTCGACGATGCGGGAGGCGATCGCCGCGCTCGAGGCCGGCACGATGGCACGCGGCGCCTTCGGCGACCAGGTCGTCGATCACTACCTCAACTACGCGCGCACCGAGCAGGGGCTCTACGACCGCTTCGTCACCGACTGGGAGCGCAGGCGCTACTACGAGCGTGGCTAGGCTGCGAGCGTGAGCGGACGTCCGATCATCGGCATCACCTCGTACGCGCAGCCCGCGAAGTGGGGCGCGTGGGAGCTGCCGGCGGCGCTCGTGCCGCTCATGTACGTCGAGTCGGTCGAGCGCGCCGGCGGGCGGCCGCTGCTCGTGCCGCCGAGCGAGCACGGCGTCGACGAGACGCTCGACGTGCTCGACGGCGTCATCTTCTCCGGCGGCATCGACATCGACCCGTCCCGCTACGGCGCCGACCGGCATCCGGCCACCGACCCCGCGCAGGCGCACCGTGACGCGGGCGAGCTCGCCCTGCTCGCGGCAGCGCTCGAGCGCGACGTGCCGACGCTCGCGATCTGCCGCGGCTTCCAGCTCCTCAACGTGCTGCGCGGCGGCGACCTCGTGCAGCACCTGCCGGAGACGGTCGGGCACGACCGGCACCGGGAGACGCCGGGCGTGTTCTCGCAGCATCCGGTCGACGTGAAGGAGGGCACCCGGCTCGCCGCGATCCTGGGCGCGCGGCACGAGTCGGTGCGCTCGAGCCACCATCAGGGCGTCGGCAGGGTGGGGGAGGGGCTCGTCGAGAGCGCTTGGGCGGAGGACGGATCGCTCGAAGGGCTCGAGGACCCGACCAGGCGCTTCGCCGTCGGCGTGCTCTGGCACCCGGAGATGGAGGAGGACGACAAGCGCCTGTTCGAGGCGCTCGTCGCCGAGGCGCGGGCCTACCGCGCCGAGCGCCGTGCAGGGTCGGCGTGAAGGCGGGGCAGATCCACCCGCCGCTCGCCTCTGCCGTCACGCCGTCGCTCCGTGGTGTTGAATCAGCGGCATGACACTGATCGTCCGCAACCCGGCCACCGAGGAGGCGATCGCCGAGCTCGCGCAGGCGGGCGTCGAGGAGACGGACGCCGCCGTCGCCCGGGCCAGAGCCGCCTTTCCCGCCTGGCGCGCCGTCTCTCCCGCCGACCGCGCGAGGCTGCTGCGCCGTCTCGCGACGCTGGTCGAGGAGCGGCATGAGGAGCTCTCCCGGCTCGAGTCGCGCAACGCGGGCAAGCCGATCTCGGGCGCCCGCGGCGAGGTCGGCATGGTCGCCCAGGTCTTCCACTTCTACGCGGGCGCGGTCGACAAGCACTACGGCGAGACGATCCCGGTCGCCGGCGGCGTCGACGTCACCTTCCGCGAGCCGCTCGGCGTCGTCGGCCTGATCACGCCGTGGAACTTCCCGCTCAACATCGCGAGCTGGAAGGTCGGGCCGGCGCTCGCGACCGGCAACACGATCGTGATCAAGCCCGCCGAGCTGACGCCGTTGACGACGATGCGGCTCGGCGAGCTCGCGCTCGAGGCCGGCATCCCCGAGGGCGTGCTCAACGTCGTCGTCGGCAAGGGCTCCGTCGTCGGGCAGCGGCTCGTCGAGCACCCCGACGTCGCGAAGATCGGCTTCACCGGTTCGACCGAGGTCGGGCAGCGCGTCATGCAGGGCGCCGCGGCGACGATCAAGCGCGTCACGCTCGAGCTCGGCGGCAAGTCCGCGAACGTCGTCTTCGCGGACGCGGACCTCGAGCGGGCGGCCGCGTCCGCGCCCTACTCGGTGTTCGACAACGCCGGCCAGGACTGCTGCGCGCGCAGCCGCATCCTCGTCGAGCGATCCGCCTACGACCGCTTCCTCGAGCTCCTCGTCGA
This portion of the Gaiella occulta genome encodes:
- a CDS encoding MFS transporter, encoding MLRRLAHLIWGAEVDRALRPVLAVTLIGSLAGSSAWSFMGIWAIEDLGATSAQLSFGYLVGAIVAGLVGHAGGHLSDHVGRRGLILAGEGLLAITLPLFLLAGSDVLLGLGLMVGAGALGSFGGSAGQAMVADLVPPERHEVAYASVRVAANLGVTMGPPAGSLFLVAGGWHAFFPGVGLLAVAAWWLAFRLLPRGGAYAPTSPPQRGSLGVIVRDRPYLLFMAASVFSWLVYVAYETVLPVSLVESHGLPTWGWGVLVVINPLLVTLFQLRLTRSLAHVSMVPKWVAGVLLMGLPFLLLGVTSAIPVIVLVLVLFVLGEMLWVPTSSAIVAGLAPDDLRGAYMGAFAGTAATGFALAPFLGLQVRDASGDAAMWSAFAVAAVVSAAVGATVCRRAESRAAPPPPSALLEG
- a CDS encoding class I SAM-dependent methyltransferase, which codes for MRSDDWNRRYAESGLVWGAAPNRFLVAETEDIAPGRALDLACGEGRNALWLAERGWEVTAVDYAEVALDKARRIAARRGVAPTLVHADVTAWEPPARAFDLVLVLYLQIPAAERRVVLERAAAAVAAGGTFLLVGHDLRNLSEGHGGPQDPDLLFTPEQIAAELPGLEVVKAERVLRQVDGAERPAIDALVRARRP
- a CDS encoding SDR family NAD(P)-dependent oxidoreductase, which produces MTGKHVVVTGAGTGIGRAVARRLARDGASLTLLARDRGRLEAVAATLDVATHVVSCDITDRTRVDRAFAGASEALGPIHALVAASGIGGPNGDGPGDRFDEIVRVNLGGTYSCARASVRHLAPGPDARHLVVISSILARIAVPAYTGYSASKAGLLGLVRSLAAELAPGNVQVNAICPGWVDTDMAWQGLDALAEAIGGTREDAYRRAMSEVPMGRMSQPDDIAGTVAWLLSPDARGVTGQAIDQNGGAWTG
- a CDS encoding amino acid permease gives rise to the protein MSDTPAGGGYHTSEDEKLLHKLGYAQELFRAMGGFQNFAISFTIISILAGSLTSYYIAFNWGGPVAVTWGWLLVGTMSTIVALAMAEIASAFPTAGGLYYWASRLGSPAWGWFTGWFNLVGQIAVTAAIGYGLAIFATALFNLWFDYPNSSNWIFVMYSIVMLISLVLNLFNVRITSLLNTVSAYWHMVGVVVIVLVLIVVPDNHQSFGYVFGETINNSGFSGNGFSSIVFWYVFGIGLLMSQYTMTGYDASAHMAEETHQASRSAAVGMWMSVFVSMVFGWILLLAVTFAIPDTQGVLDAGGNAVVYIWTQSTSQSWAEFLLLIAVVAQMFCLTASTTSASRMLFAFSRDRAVPGHQLWRQVARNRVPQISVLGISVAAWLLMVPTLWNAVVGYLVGTSIAVIGLYIAFILPVILRLRLGERFETGAWTLGGSYKVIDWIAIVWVTLICILFIAPIAPAGIPWNDAFDWNVLNYAPITVGGAFLLFGGWWVLSAKRWFKGPVRMGTDEELEQLEEVGSAQFDVPPDTQYEGA
- a CDS encoding glutamine synthetase family protein, with translation MITFEQLRADVESGAIDTVVVAFTDMQGRLMGKRLHGEFFVDEMDAGHGVEGCNYLLALEMEMDPVPGYAIASWEQGYGDFDVRPDMATLRRIPWLEATALVLGDVHWHDGSPVGPSPRQVLKAQMERAAALGLTPMMGSELEFYLLRETYEQAHAQGYAGLTPSVPYILDYHILATTYDEAFLRQIRNGMHGAGIKVETSKGEAWPGQQEINFRFADALTMADNHVVYKNGAKEIAFLNGCSITFMAKPFEDWIGNSCHIHSSLWRDGEPCFRDDETLFSRWLAGQIACFKELAVFLAPTINSYKRFAAGSWAPTTLAWGNDNRTCGFRVVGHGAARRAETRIPGGDANPYLAFAAVIAAGLYGIENELELPPGLEGNAYESDADRFPSTMREAIAALEAGTMARGAFGDQVVDHYLNYARTEQGLYDRFVTDWERRRYYERG
- a CDS encoding gamma-glutamyl-gamma-aminobutyrate hydrolase family protein; translated protein: MSGRPIIGITSYAQPAKWGAWELPAALVPLMYVESVERAGGRPLLVPPSEHGVDETLDVLDGVIFSGGIDIDPSRYGADRHPATDPAQAHRDAGELALLAAALERDVPTLAICRGFQLLNVLRGGDLVQHLPETVGHDRHRETPGVFSQHPVDVKEGTRLAAILGARHESVRSSHHQGVGRVGEGLVESAWAEDGSLEGLEDPTRRFAVGVLWHPEMEEDDKRLFEALVAEARAYRAERRAGSA
- a CDS encoding aldehyde dehydrogenase family protein translates to MTLIVRNPATEEAIAELAQAGVEETDAAVARARAAFPAWRAVSPADRARLLRRLATLVEERHEELSRLESRNAGKPISGARGEVGMVAQVFHFYAGAVDKHYGETIPVAGGVDVTFREPLGVVGLITPWNFPLNIASWKVGPALATGNTIVIKPAELTPLTTMRLGELALEAGIPEGVLNVVVGKGSVVGQRLVEHPDVAKIGFTGSTEVGQRVMQGAAATIKRVTLELGGKSANVVFADADLERAAASAPYSVFDNAGQDCCARSRILVERSAYDRFLELLVDATRKVKVGDPEDESTEMGPLISAAHRETVASFVEREPVFRGETPDGPGYWFPCTLVEAGNDDRVAREEVFGPVAAVIPFDDEADAIRIANDTPYGLSGSIWTRDGARSLRVARALESGVLSVNSNSSVRVHTPFGGMKQSGFGRELGMAALEGYTDIKNVFISTEG